The proteins below come from a single Crossiella sp. CA-258035 genomic window:
- a CDS encoding heme ABC transporter ATP-binding protein, with protein sequence MSQVIAETLGVGVVLGGQPVLHGVSLTARTSEVLALLGPNGAGKSTLLAALAGDLAPSAGQVLVHGKPVGGYRPKELAKLRAVLPQQVLLSFPFTVAEVVEMGRAPWAGTPAAELDEEVIAEAMRETEVTEFARRRFPSLSGGERARVALARVLAQRAGLLLLDEPTAALDLRHQEAVLRIAKRRAAAGDAVVVVLHDLGLAAAYADRVALLSGGELAASGPPAKVLTGELLSRVYRHQVEVLAHPRTGAPLVLPRRDHE encoded by the coding sequence ATGAGCCAGGTGATCGCCGAGACCCTCGGCGTCGGCGTGGTCCTCGGCGGGCAGCCGGTGCTGCACGGGGTGAGCCTGACCGCGCGCACCAGCGAGGTGCTGGCGCTGCTCGGTCCCAACGGCGCGGGCAAGTCCACGCTGCTGGCCGCGCTGGCCGGGGACCTCGCGCCCTCGGCGGGGCAGGTGCTGGTGCACGGGAAACCCGTTGGCGGCTACCGGCCGAAGGAGCTGGCCAAGCTGCGGGCCGTGCTGCCGCAACAGGTTCTGCTGTCCTTCCCGTTCACCGTGGCCGAGGTGGTCGAGATGGGCCGCGCGCCCTGGGCGGGCACGCCGGCGGCCGAGCTGGACGAGGAGGTCATCGCCGAGGCCATGCGGGAGACCGAGGTGACCGAGTTCGCCCGGCGCCGGTTCCCCTCGCTCTCCGGCGGCGAGCGGGCCAGGGTGGCGCTGGCCAGGGTGCTGGCCCAGCGGGCCGGGCTGCTGCTGCTCGACGAACCCACCGCCGCGCTGGACCTGCGGCACCAGGAAGCGGTGCTGCGCATCGCGAAACGCCGGGCCGCGGCCGGGGACGCGGTGGTCGTGGTGCTGCACGACCTCGGCCTGGCCGCGGCCTACGCGGACCGGGTCGCGCTGCTCTCCGGCGGCGAGCTGGCCGCCTCCGGGCCACCGGCGAAGGTGCTCACCGGCGAGCTGCTCAGCCGGGTCTACCGGCACCAGGTCGAGGTGCTGGCCCATCCGCGCACCGGGGCGCCACTGGTGCTGCCCCGCCGAGACCACGAATGA
- a CDS encoding iron ABC transporter permease: MRTRRLALVLGLGIALVLLCLLGAGIGAFPSPVADVLASVAHRLGLAGAPPTGYLDAVLWQIRFPRVLLGVLVGASLACAGAVMQGVFGNPLAEPAVVGVSGGAAVAASAVTVLGVTALGTWTLPAAAFAGGLVTVAVVYLVSRSGGRTEVVTLVLTGIAVNAATGAVINLLLTYSNDAQLRSVVFWMMGSLAQTTWPKVLAVLPCAIAGLLLAPLFARQLDLLALGERPARHLGVHIERLRGTSMFVVALLTSAAVAVAGMIGFVGLVVPHVVRMVIGPGHRYLIPVSALGGAVVVVAGDLVARTAMAPVELPIGALTALVGGPFFFWLLRRTRARQGGWA, encoded by the coding sequence ATGCGAACACGCCGCCTGGCCCTGGTGCTGGGCCTGGGGATCGCGCTCGTCCTGCTCTGCCTGCTGGGCGCGGGCATCGGGGCCTTCCCGAGCCCGGTGGCCGATGTGCTCGCCTCGGTGGCGCACCGGCTCGGGCTGGCCGGCGCGCCGCCGACCGGCTACCTGGACGCGGTGCTGTGGCAGATCCGGTTTCCCCGGGTGCTGCTCGGGGTGCTGGTCGGGGCCTCGCTGGCCTGCGCGGGCGCGGTGATGCAGGGCGTGTTCGGCAATCCGCTGGCCGAGCCCGCGGTGGTCGGTGTCTCCGGCGGCGCGGCGGTGGCGGCCAGCGCGGTGACCGTGCTCGGGGTGACCGCGCTGGGCACCTGGACGCTGCCCGCGGCGGCCTTCGCCGGCGGGCTGGTCACGGTGGCGGTGGTGTACCTGGTGTCCCGCTCCGGCGGGCGGACCGAGGTGGTCACCCTGGTGCTGACCGGGATCGCGGTGAACGCGGCCACCGGCGCGGTGATCAACCTGCTGCTCACCTACTCCAACGACGCCCAGCTGCGCTCGGTGGTGTTCTGGATGATGGGCAGCCTGGCCCAGACCACCTGGCCGAAGGTGCTCGCGGTGCTGCCCTGCGCGATCGCCGGGCTGTTGCTCGCGCCGCTGTTCGCCAGGCAGCTGGACCTGCTCGCGCTCGGCGAGCGACCGGCCCGGCACCTGGGCGTGCACATCGAGCGGCTGCGCGGCACCTCGATGTTCGTGGTGGCCCTGCTGACCTCGGCGGCGGTGGCCGTGGCCGGCATGATCGGGTTCGTCGGACTGGTTGTGCCGCACGTCGTTCGCATGGTCATCGGGCCTGGGCACCGGTACCTGATCCCGGTCAGCGCGCTGGGCGGGGCGGTGGTCGTGGTGGCCGGGGACCTGGTGGCGCGCACCGCGATGGCGCCGGTGGAGCTGCCCATCGGGGCGCTGACCGCGCTGGTCGGCGGGCCGTTCTTCTTCTGGCTGCTGCGCCGCACCAGGGCCCGTCAGGGCGGGTGGGCATGA
- a CDS encoding ABC transporter substrate-binding protein has product MSPRWLAGALLLALAGCAAPAPAANAPSSAAAAEVNAQRIKPLATPVPVLPVTVDSVDGRKVTVTDASRIIPLSGAISEVVFTLGLGANVVGRDVAATFEPARALPVVTSGHDVSAESTLSLRPSVILTEPGVGPPEAISQLRDSGVPVVVLPDAKRMPETFTRIEAVAAALGVPAAGRELAERTRAEVAAARAKVPQGQAKPRVAFLYLRGSASVYLLGGKGSGADSIIEAAGASDVGAELGLGPFTPLTAESLVKAQPDVFLVMSKGLDSVQGVDGLLKLPGVAQTPAAANRRVVAIEDGVLLNFGPRTALVVTALAEGLR; this is encoded by the coding sequence GTGAGCCCGCGGTGGCTCGCGGGCGCGCTGCTGCTCGCGCTGGCCGGGTGCGCCGCGCCAGCCCCGGCGGCCAACGCGCCCAGCTCCGCGGCGGCGGCCGAGGTGAACGCGCAGCGGATCAAGCCGCTGGCCACGCCCGTGCCGGTGCTGCCGGTGACGGTGGACTCGGTGGACGGGCGCAAGGTGACCGTCACCGACGCGTCCCGGATCATCCCGCTGTCCGGGGCGATCTCCGAGGTGGTGTTCACCCTCGGGCTGGGCGCGAACGTGGTGGGCCGGGACGTGGCCGCGACCTTCGAGCCTGCGCGCGCCCTGCCGGTGGTGACCTCCGGGCACGACGTGTCCGCGGAGAGCACGTTGTCCTTGCGCCCCAGCGTGATCCTCACCGAACCGGGCGTCGGGCCGCCGGAGGCGATCAGCCAGCTGCGCGACTCCGGGGTGCCGGTGGTGGTGCTGCCCGACGCCAAGCGGATGCCGGAGACCTTCACCCGGATCGAGGCGGTGGCCGCCGCGCTCGGGGTGCCCGCCGCGGGCCGGGAACTGGCCGAGCGGACCAGGGCGGAGGTCGCGGCGGCCAGGGCCAAAGTGCCGCAGGGGCAAGCGAAACCGCGGGTGGCGTTCCTGTACCTGCGCGGGTCGGCCTCGGTCTACCTGTTGGGCGGCAAGGGATCCGGCGCGGACTCCATCATCGAGGCGGCCGGGGCCAGTGACGTGGGCGCCGAGCTCGGGCTGGGCCCGTTCACCCCGCTGACCGCGGAGTCGCTGGTCAAGGCGCAACCGGACGTGTTCCTGGTGATGAGCAAGGGCCTGGACTCGGTGCAGGGCGTGGACGGGCTGCTCAAGCTGCCAGGGGTCGCGCAGACCCCGGCCGCGGCCAACCGGCGGGTGGTCGCGATCGAGGACGGCGTGCTGCTCAACTTCGGGCCGCGCACCGCGCTGGTGGTCACCGCGCTCGCGGAGGGCCTGCGCTGA
- a CDS encoding ABC-F family ATP-binding cassette domain-containing protein: MSVLLARKVTLSFGPRTVLSEVDLDVSPGDRIGLSAPNGAGKSTLLRVLAGELPPEEGTVTLRPGAVLAHLTQETDPRPGESLRDHLARRTGVAQAEAELERTAAAQATDPGEGDAYAKALDHWTAVGAADFDERAAALCQRLGLPADLLTGRTPGQLSGGQAARLRLASVLLARADVLLLDEPTNDLDAHGLDLLEHHVAGSRAGIVLVSHDREFLARTVTSVATIDEFSHRLSVFRGGWQAYLDEQETQARHAREAYESYAGKRDSLLQRSRRMKEWSRSGVRRVAKSDEPDKNIKAAKKQGAENTAARGSTVDRELARLTEVEEPREAWELRLTLPSAGRGSEIAFTLRGAVVERGDVRLGPLDLTIGGGERWRITGPNGSGKSTLLGALLGRIPLLAGERSVGASVLVGEVDQLRHTFDTEDSALDVVMAATGLHAEPARTLLAKFRVGADAVLRPARELSPGERTRAGLAVLQARGTTCLVLDEPTNHLDLPAIEQLEQALADYPGTLILITHDRRLAEAVRVDHVLDVTAESGRPRLAPAPDLDK; the protein is encoded by the coding sequence GTGTCCGTTCTGCTGGCGCGGAAAGTCACCCTGTCCTTCGGTCCGCGGACCGTGCTCTCGGAGGTCGACCTCGATGTCTCGCCCGGTGACCGCATCGGCCTGAGCGCGCCCAACGGGGCAGGCAAGTCCACCCTGCTCCGCGTGCTCGCCGGCGAGCTCCCGCCGGAGGAAGGCACGGTCACGCTGCGACCGGGCGCGGTGCTCGCGCACCTGACCCAGGAGACCGACCCCAGGCCGGGCGAGTCGCTGCGGGACCACCTGGCCCGGCGCACCGGCGTCGCGCAGGCCGAGGCGGAGCTCGAGCGCACCGCGGCCGCGCAGGCCACCGACCCCGGCGAAGGCGATGCCTACGCCAAGGCGCTGGACCACTGGACGGCGGTGGGCGCGGCCGACTTCGACGAGCGCGCCGCCGCGCTGTGCCAGCGCCTCGGCCTGCCCGCCGACCTGCTCACCGGCCGCACCCCCGGCCAGCTCTCCGGCGGCCAGGCGGCCCGGCTGCGGCTGGCCTCGGTGCTGCTGGCCCGCGCGGACGTGCTGCTGCTCGACGAGCCCACCAACGACCTGGACGCGCACGGCCTCGACCTGCTGGAACACCACGTGGCCGGGAGCAGGGCGGGCATCGTGCTGGTCAGCCACGACCGCGAGTTCCTGGCCCGCACGGTCACCTCGGTGGCCACCATCGACGAGTTCAGCCACCGGCTCTCCGTCTTCCGCGGCGGCTGGCAGGCATACCTGGACGAGCAGGAGACCCAGGCCCGGCACGCCCGCGAGGCCTACGAGAGCTATGCCGGGAAACGGGATTCGCTGTTGCAGCGCTCCCGCCGGATGAAGGAGTGGTCCCGCAGCGGCGTGCGCAGGGTGGCCAAGTCCGACGAGCCGGACAAGAACATCAAGGCCGCCAAGAAGCAGGGCGCGGAGAACACCGCCGCCCGAGGGTCCACTGTGGACAGAGAGCTGGCCAGGCTGACCGAGGTGGAAGAGCCTCGCGAGGCGTGGGAGCTGCGGCTCACCCTGCCCTCGGCCGGTCGTGGCAGCGAGATCGCCTTCACCCTGCGCGGCGCGGTGGTCGAACGCGGCGACGTCCGGCTCGGCCCGCTCGACCTCACCATCGGCGGCGGTGAGCGCTGGCGGATCACCGGCCCCAACGGCAGCGGGAAGTCCACCCTCCTCGGCGCGCTGCTCGGCCGGATCCCGTTGCTGGCCGGGGAAAGGTCGGTCGGCGCGAGCGTGCTGGTCGGCGAGGTGGACCAGCTCCGGCACACCTTCGACACCGAGGACAGCGCACTGGACGTGGTGATGGCCGCGACCGGCCTGCACGCCGAGCCGGCCCGCACCCTGCTGGCCAAGTTCCGGGTCGGCGCGGACGCCGTGCTGCGCCCGGCGCGCGAGCTCTCACCCGGCGAGCGCACCAGGGCCGGACTCGCCGTGCTGCAGGCCAGGGGCACCACCTGCCTGGTGCTGGACGAGCCCACCAACCACCTCGACCTGCCCGCCATCGAGCAGCTCGAACAGGCCCTCGCCGACTACCCCGGCACGCTGATCCTGATCACCCACGACCGCAGGCTGGCCGAGGCGGTCCGGGTCGACCACGTGCTGGACGTGACGGCCGAGAGCGGGCGCCCCCGACTGGCACCCGCCCCCGACCTCGATAAATAG
- a CDS encoding glutamate-cysteine ligase family protein has translation MGRDVTNRTFTREDRQRYRDKVQRCLDALARMLAENHFSFPRQQMGLEIELNLVDETLRPAMANTVVLEKISDPAFQTELGQYNIEINVAPRPLAGDEALELEEELRQQLDAADGKAHDAGAALAMIGMLPTLRREHFDPRWLSTSPRYSLLNAQIFGARGEEMLLDMEGAPMPGKSPERLRSYTDSILPESSCTSVQLHLQVEPNDFAAHWNAAQCLAGVQVALAANSPFLLGKALWHETRIPMFEQATDTRPQELKNQGVRPRVWFGERWITSIFDLFEENVRYFPALLPETEPEDPLEALAAGRAPKLSELRLHNGTIWRWNRPVYDIVDGVPHLRVENRVLPAGPTVLDVLANAAFFYGAQRALTAQDRPVWTQMSFQAAEENLYSGARHGMNAQLYWPGIGWIPPDELVLRRLLPMAHEGLRLCGVSDAARERYLGVIEQRCVARRTGSTWQRETVARLESRGLDREAALTGMLRRYLELMHSGEPVHTWTVGG, from the coding sequence ATGGGAAGGGACGTGACCAACCGGACGTTCACCAGGGAGGATCGTCAGCGATATCGGGACAAGGTCCAGCGCTGCCTGGACGCGCTCGCCCGGATGCTCGCCGAGAACCACTTCTCCTTCCCCCGGCAGCAGATGGGCCTGGAGATCGAGTTGAACCTCGTCGACGAGACGCTGCGTCCTGCCATGGCCAACACGGTGGTCCTGGAGAAGATCTCCGACCCTGCTTTCCAGACCGAACTGGGTCAGTACAACATCGAGATCAACGTCGCGCCGCGGCCGCTGGCCGGGGACGAGGCGCTGGAGCTGGAAGAGGAGCTGCGCCAGCAGCTGGACGCCGCCGACGGCAAGGCGCACGACGCGGGCGCCGCGCTGGCCATGATCGGCATGCTGCCCACGTTGCGGCGGGAGCACTTCGATCCGCGGTGGCTGTCCACGAGTCCGCGCTACTCCCTGCTGAACGCGCAGATCTTCGGCGCGCGCGGCGAGGAGATGCTGCTGGACATGGAGGGCGCGCCGATGCCGGGCAAGAGCCCCGAACGGCTGCGCAGCTACACCGACTCGATCCTGCCGGAGTCCTCCTGCACCTCGGTGCAGCTGCACCTGCAGGTGGAGCCGAACGACTTCGCCGCGCACTGGAACGCCGCGCAGTGCCTGGCCGGCGTGCAGGTCGCGCTGGCCGCGAACTCGCCGTTCCTGCTGGGCAAGGCGCTCTGGCACGAGACCCGGATCCCGATGTTCGAGCAGGCCACCGACACCCGCCCCCAGGAGCTGAAGAACCAGGGGGTCCGGCCACGGGTGTGGTTCGGCGAACGGTGGATCACCTCCATCTTCGACCTGTTCGAGGAGAACGTCCGCTACTTCCCGGCGCTGCTGCCGGAGACCGAGCCGGAGGACCCGCTGGAGGCGCTGGCCGCCGGACGGGCGCCGAAGCTGTCCGAGCTGCGGCTGCACAACGGCACCATCTGGCGGTGGAACCGGCCGGTCTACGACATCGTGGACGGGGTGCCGCACCTGCGGGTGGAGAACCGGGTGCTGCCCGCGGGCCCGACCGTGCTGGACGTGCTGGCCAACGCGGCCTTCTTCTACGGCGCGCAGCGGGCGCTGACCGCGCAGGACCGGCCGGTGTGGACCCAGATGTCCTTCCAGGCGGCCGAGGAGAACCTCTACAGCGGCGCCCGGCACGGGATGAACGCGCAGCTGTACTGGCCGGGCATCGGCTGGATCCCGCCGGATGAGCTGGTGCTGCGGCGGCTGCTGCCGATGGCGCACGAGGGCCTGCGGCTGTGCGGGGTCTCCGACGCCGCGCGCGAGCGCTACCTCGGCGTGATCGAGCAGCGGTGCGTGGCGCGGCGGACCGGGTCGACCTGGCAGCGGGAGACGGTGGCCCGGCTGGAGAGCAGGGGGCTGGACCGGGAGGCGGCGCTGACCGGGATGTTGCGGCGGTACCTGGAACTCATGCACTCCGGTGAGCCGGTGCACACCTGGACCGTCGGCGGATAG
- a CDS encoding RNA methyltransferase has translation MVQVIQIDDPADERLNDFRDLSTADRRPDRPGGRGLVLAEGVVVVERLLASPYPVRALLGVQRRIEALADQLEPVAAPAYVTSAEIMAEVVGFHLNRGVLASADRAPMPALPELASTARSLAVLEGVGDHENLGSIFRNAAALGVDGVLLGPGCSDPLYRRSVRVSMGHVLRVPFTTIEPWPEGLKTLRDNGFRLAAMTPRAEALPLREAVAGVEKVALLLGSEGPGLTEEAITAADLPVRIPMAAGVDSLNVATAAAVAFYEIAQSH, from the coding sequence GTGGTGCAGGTGATCCAGATCGACGACCCGGCCGACGAGCGTCTCAACGACTTCCGCGACCTGTCTACCGCCGACCGGCGGCCGGACCGGCCCGGCGGCCGCGGCCTGGTGCTGGCCGAGGGGGTCGTGGTGGTCGAGCGCCTGCTCGCCTCGCCCTACCCGGTGCGCGCTTTGCTCGGCGTCCAGCGGCGCATCGAGGCCCTGGCCGACCAGCTCGAACCCGTGGCCGCGCCGGCGTACGTGACCAGCGCGGAGATCATGGCCGAGGTGGTCGGCTTCCACCTCAACCGCGGCGTGCTGGCCAGCGCGGACCGCGCGCCCATGCCCGCGCTGCCGGAACTGGCCAGCACCGCCAGGAGCCTGGCCGTGCTGGAGGGCGTCGGCGACCACGAGAACCTGGGCTCGATCTTCCGCAACGCGGCCGCGCTCGGCGTGGACGGCGTGCTGCTCGGTCCCGGCTGCTCGGACCCGCTGTACCGGCGCAGCGTCCGGGTCTCCATGGGCCACGTGCTGCGCGTCCCGTTCACCACCATCGAACCCTGGCCCGAGGGTCTGAAAACCCTGCGCGACAACGGTTTTCGCCTCGCCGCCATGACCCCGAGGGCGGAGGCCCTGCCGCTGCGGGAAGCTGTCGCCGGAGTGGAGAAGGTCGCGCTGCTGCTCGGCTCCGAGGGCCCCGGCCTCACCGAGGAGGCGATCACCGCCGCCGACCTGCCGGTCCGCATCCCGATGGCGGCGGGCGTCGACTCGCTCAACGTGGCAACCGCCGCCGCTGTGGCCTTCTACGAGATCGCCCAATCCCACTAG
- a CDS encoding DUF2537 domain-containing protein yields the protein MELHAREARAVLLRPDQPEEVDPGTLPLPAGLLEALHEWAEVAEAVELSEGAGEAVYQRGRHLAWRLAGALDTPVRYVDPVSGQAEEIQPPSPAPARPAPPVEPTPWATGLTVSVFVAAIVVVSMVALSQGLSLASPLLAFGANIVIAGGLAPSVWLARRTPVWRWVAYGVATGIGVAWLALLLSLLGP from the coding sequence GTGGAACTGCACGCCCGCGAGGCCCGCGCCGTCCTCCTCCGCCCGGACCAGCCGGAGGAGGTGGACCCCGGCACGCTGCCGCTGCCCGCGGGACTGCTGGAGGCCCTGCACGAGTGGGCCGAGGTGGCCGAGGCGGTGGAGCTGTCCGAAGGCGCCGGCGAGGCCGTCTACCAGCGCGGCAGGCACCTGGCCTGGCGGCTGGCCGGCGCGCTGGACACCCCGGTGCGCTACGTGGACCCGGTCTCCGGCCAGGCCGAGGAGATCCAGCCACCGTCGCCCGCCCCGGCCCGCCCCGCGCCGCCGGTGGAGCCGACGCCGTGGGCGACCGGGCTGACCGTGAGCGTGTTCGTGGCCGCGATCGTGGTGGTCTCGATGGTGGCGCTGTCCCAGGGACTGAGCCTGGCCAGCCCGCTGCTCGCCTTCGGCGCGAACATCGTGATCGCGGGCGGTCTCGCGCCCTCGGTCTGGCTGGCCCGGCGCACCCCGGTGTGGCGCTGGGTGGCCTACGGCGTGGCCACCGGGATCGGCGTGGCGTGGCTGGCCCTGCTGCTCAGCTTGCTCGGGCCATGA
- the sepH gene encoding septation protein SepH, with product MRALRVVGLDEDAQVLVLEDERGERFTLPADERLKAAARGDITRLGQAQIELESQMRPREIQARIRGGESVEQVAAASGLPVQRVERYAYPVLLERSRTAELAQRAHPLREDGPDVQTLGEVVAHGFGLRGQDYAVAHWDSWRGEDGKWVIQLRWRAGRSDNRAHWIFHPGAHGGTITPLDEHAADLIDPTPGRPLRTVRAITPLAQQALELDGDTKILPVIDESMPPPPPVVEPRQAPASNGQRYQPEPLPEELAQQADAPLIEPTEPVQAEEVEKSEAAETDLGTHAPARRTEPAGKRGRKNHPIVPSWEDVLLGVRSQRG from the coding sequence ATGCGAGCGCTGCGAGTAGTCGGGCTCGACGAGGACGCGCAAGTGCTCGTCCTCGAAGACGAGCGCGGCGAACGCTTCACGCTCCCGGCCGACGAGCGGCTCAAGGCCGCCGCCCGCGGAGACATCACCCGTCTCGGCCAGGCGCAGATCGAGCTGGAAAGCCAGATGCGCCCGCGGGAGATCCAGGCCCGCATCCGCGGCGGTGAGTCGGTGGAGCAGGTGGCCGCCGCCTCCGGGCTGCCGGTGCAGCGGGTCGAGCGCTACGCCTACCCCGTGCTGCTGGAGCGGTCCCGCACCGCGGAGCTCGCCCAGCGCGCGCACCCGCTCCGCGAGGACGGCCCGGACGTGCAGACCCTCGGCGAGGTGGTGGCGCACGGCTTCGGCCTGCGCGGCCAGGACTACGCCGTGGCGCACTGGGACTCCTGGCGCGGCGAGGACGGCAAGTGGGTCATCCAGCTGCGCTGGCGAGCGGGCCGCTCGGACAACCGGGCGCACTGGATCTTCCACCCGGGCGCGCACGGCGGCACCATCACGCCGCTGGACGAGCACGCCGCTGACCTGATCGACCCGACACCCGGCCGTCCGCTCCGCACCGTGCGCGCGATCACCCCGCTCGCGCAGCAGGCGCTGGAGCTCGACGGCGACACCAAGATCCTGCCCGTGATCGACGAGTCCATGCCGCCGCCACCGCCCGTGGTGGAGCCCCGGCAGGCCCCGGCGAGCAACGGTCAGCGCTACCAGCCAGAGCCGCTTCCGGAGGAGCTGGCCCAGCAGGCCGACGCGCCCCTGATCGAACCGACCGAGCCGGTGCAGGCGGAAGAGGTCGAGAAGTCAGAGGCCGCGGAGACCGACCTGGGCACGCACGCCCCCGCACGGCGGACCGAGCCCGCAGGTAAGCGCGGTCGGAAGAACCACCCGATCGTGCCTTCCTGGGAGGACGTCTTACTCGGCGTGCGTTCCCAGCGGGGTTAG
- the serC gene encoding phosphoserine transaminase, translating to MTQTADPTTLRLPAELRPSDGRFGCGPSKIRPEQLARLAAEGGAVLGTSHRQKPVKQLVGRVRAGLSELFALPEGYEVVLGNGGTTAFWDAATFGLIRERSLHLTYGEFSAKFAKAAKTAPFLGEPIVVKAEPGDAPTPVGSPEADLIGWAHNETSTGVMVPVERPADAGDALVAIDATSGAGGLPVRAEEFDVYYFAPQKSFASDGGLWLALMSPAAIARVEEIGASGRWVPEFLSLPTALDNSRKDQTYNTPSVATLFLLADQIEWMLGNGGLDWVTARTADSSSRLYDWAENSEFATPFVTDPAKRSHVVGTIDFADSVDAAVVAKVLRANGVVDVEPYRKLGRNQLRVAMFPAIDPDDVTKLTQSVDWVVGQLG from the coding sequence ATGACGCAGACGGCCGACCCCACCACCCTCCGGCTCCCGGCGGAGCTGCGCCCGAGTGACGGCCGCTTCGGCTGCGGGCCGTCCAAGATCCGGCCGGAGCAGCTGGCCAGGCTGGCCGCCGAGGGTGGCGCGGTGCTGGGCACCTCGCACCGCCAGAAGCCGGTCAAGCAGCTGGTCGGGCGGGTGCGCGCGGGGCTGTCCGAGCTGTTCGCGCTGCCCGAGGGCTATGAGGTGGTGCTCGGCAACGGCGGCACCACCGCGTTCTGGGACGCGGCCACCTTCGGCCTGATCCGCGAGCGCTCGCTGCACCTGACCTACGGCGAGTTCTCCGCCAAGTTCGCCAAGGCGGCCAAGACCGCGCCGTTCCTGGGCGAGCCGATCGTGGTCAAGGCCGAGCCCGGCGACGCCCCCACGCCCGTCGGCTCCCCCGAGGCAGACCTGATCGGCTGGGCGCACAACGAGACCTCCACCGGCGTGATGGTCCCGGTGGAGCGGCCAGCCGACGCCGGGGACGCGCTGGTGGCCATCGACGCGACCTCGGGCGCGGGCGGCCTGCCGGTGCGCGCCGAGGAGTTCGACGTCTACTACTTCGCGCCGCAGAAGAGCTTCGCCTCCGACGGCGGCCTGTGGCTGGCGCTGATGAGCCCGGCCGCGATCGCGCGGGTGGAGGAGATCGGCGCGAGCGGGCGCTGGGTGCCGGAGTTCCTGTCCCTGCCGACCGCGCTGGACAACTCGCGCAAGGACCAGACCTACAACACCCCTTCGGTGGCCACGCTGTTCCTGCTGGCCGACCAGATCGAGTGGATGCTGGGCAACGGCGGCCTGGACTGGGTCACCGCGCGCACCGCGGACTCCTCCTCGCGGCTGTACGACTGGGCGGAGAACAGCGAGTTCGCCACCCCGTTCGTCACCGATCCGGCCAAGCGCTCGCACGTGGTGGGCACCATCGACTTCGCCGACTCGGTGGACGCTGCGGTGGTGGCCAAGGTGCTCCGGGCCAACGGCGTGGTGGACGTCGAGCCGTACCGGAAGCTCGGTCGTAATCAACTCCGCGTAGCCATGTTCCCGGCCATCGACCCGGACGATGTGACGAAGCTCACACAGTCTGTGGACTGGGTGGTCGGGCAGCTCGGCTGA
- a CDS encoding citrate synthase 2: MQEQAADPTFRPGLEGVVAFQTEIAEPDRDGGALRYRGVDIEDLAGTVTFGNVWTLLVDGRFGAGLPPAEPFPIPVHTGDVRVDVQAALAMLAPIWGYQPLLDITDEQARENAARASVMALSYVAQSARGIGVAAVPQSRIDECSSVTERFMTRWRGEPDPRHVKAVDAYWVSAAEHGLNASTFTARVIASTGADVAACLSGAIGAMSGPLHGGAPARVLPMIEAVERSGDARKVVADILDRKERLMGFGHRVYRAEDPRARVLRRTCQELGAARYEVAAALEQAALAELRERRPDRAIETNVEFWAAVILDFAEVPPHMMPAMFTCARTAGWAAHILEQKRTGRLVRPSAQYLGPGPRKPDEVEGWETINHG; this comes from the coding sequence GTGCAGGAGCAGGCAGCCGACCCGACCTTCCGGCCGGGCCTGGAGGGCGTGGTCGCCTTCCAGACCGAGATCGCCGAACCAGACCGGGACGGCGGCGCGCTGCGCTACCGCGGCGTGGACATCGAGGACCTGGCCGGCACGGTCACCTTCGGCAACGTGTGGACACTGCTGGTGGACGGCCGCTTCGGCGCCGGACTGCCGCCGGCTGAACCGTTCCCGATCCCGGTGCACACCGGCGACGTGCGGGTGGACGTGCAGGCCGCGCTGGCCATGCTGGCCCCGATCTGGGGTTACCAGCCGCTGCTGGACATCACCGACGAGCAGGCGCGGGAGAACGCCGCGCGGGCCTCGGTGATGGCACTGTCCTATGTGGCCCAGTCCGCGCGCGGCATCGGCGTGGCCGCGGTGCCGCAGTCCCGGATCGACGAGTGCTCCTCGGTCACCGAGCGGTTCATGACCCGCTGGCGCGGCGAGCCTGATCCCCGGCACGTCAAGGCGGTGGACGCCTACTGGGTGTCCGCGGCCGAGCACGGCCTCAACGCCTCCACCTTCACCGCCAGGGTGATCGCCTCCACCGGCGCGGACGTGGCGGCCTGCCTCTCCGGCGCGATCGGCGCGATGTCCGGCCCGCTGCACGGCGGCGCGCCCGCCCGGGTGCTGCCGATGATCGAGGCGGTGGAGCGCTCCGGCGACGCGCGCAAGGTGGTCGCCGACATCCTGGACCGCAAGGAGCGGCTGATGGGCTTCGGCCACCGGGTGTACCGGGCCGAGGACCCGCGGGCCAGGGTGCTCCGCCGGACCTGCCAGGAGCTGGGCGCGGCCCGCTACGAGGTGGCCGCGGCACTGGAGCAGGCCGCGCTGGCCGAGCTGCGCGAGCGCCGCCCGGACCGGGCCATCGAGACCAACGTGGAGTTCTGGGCCGCGGTGATCCTGGACTTCGCCGAGGTGCCGCCGCACATGATGCCGGCGATGTTCACCTGCGCCCGCACCGCGGGCTGGGCCGCGCACATCCTGGAGCAGAAGCGCACCGGGCGGCTGGTCCGGCCCTCCGCGCAGTACCTCGGGCCGGGACCGCGCAAGCCCGACGAGGTCGAGGGCTGGGAGACCATCAACCACGGGTGA